A genomic region of Palaemon carinicauda isolate YSFRI2023 chromosome 22, ASM3689809v2, whole genome shotgun sequence contains the following coding sequences:
- the oaf gene encoding out at first protein, with product MHLLSGQWIVLVVLCLLRDVLTQLVVNVKTQGGEVIKETITANVSDDSVVLEFPQNDGTYVTQLIDFKQELQIFKVIVLGEEELGQSQYQVMCFIMRFFKSNFISSDAMSKLRQKNPGTVRSPEEDRRTEEVELDVSVDISASSILSPHIPRMCALAPSSTYASDQDIKLWATQRRELDGDWSLVSDATHHLPTRGVARCGDGGHDLANPCACHYQVCIPWYPCGLKYCKGRDNSGKAVSYRCGIRTCRKCRNFSYFVPQRHLCLWDD from the exons ATGCATTTATTAAGCGGACAATGGATTGTTTTAGTTGTATTGTGTTTATTACGAGATGTTTTGACACAGCTGGTGGTGAACGTAAAAACTCAG GGGGGTGAAGTAATTAAGGAGACCATCACTGCCAATGTTTCTGATGATTCAGTGGTATTGGAGTTTCCCCAAAATGATGGAACATATGTCACCCAGCTTATTGATTTTAAACAG gaacttCAGATCTTCAAAGTCATTgtcttgggggaagaagaattaggACAGTCTCAGTATCAGGTCATGTGTTTTATAATGAGGTTCTTCAAGAGCAATTTTATTTCTTCTGATGCCATGTCAAAGTTGCGACAG AAAAATCCAGGAACTGTAAGATCTCCAGAGGAGGATCGGAGAACAGAAGAAGTTGAACTAGATGTGAGTGTTGACATTTCTGCTTCAAGTATCCTCTCTCCACATATTCCTCGTATGTGTGCATTAGCACCTTCATCCACATATGCATCAGATCAAGACATTAAGCTCTGGGCTACTCAGAGAAGAG AACTGGATGGAGATTGGTCCCTGGTTAGTGATGCTACACATCACTTGCCAACAAGAGGAGTAGCTCGTTGTGGTGATGGAGGTCATGATCTTGCTAATCCTTGTGCATGTCACTACCAG GTGTGCATACCATGGTATCCATGCGGCCTCAAGTACTGTAAGGGCCGAGACAACTCTGGGAAAGCCGTATCGTATAGATGCGGTATACGCACTTGCCGGAAATGTCGTAACTTTAGTTACTTTGTGCCCCAGAGGCATCTTTGCCTGTGGGACGACTAA